From Novipirellula artificiosorum, the proteins below share one genomic window:
- a CDS encoding DUF2585 family protein, with the protein MNERERERTDRGWSYWLIAIALLMMFVLSLLGRVWWCQTGDLSPWSWDIWSSHNSQHLFDPYSLSHLEHGLALWLILHLSLGKKLRGSTLLIVIAFVEAVWEIVENTPMMIERYREVTISLDYFGDSILNSLSDYVMCVLGAVAASRMRWQWSLAAVVALEAVSVLWIRDSLLLNIIMLIYPIDVIRVWQSS; encoded by the coding sequence GAACGTGAAAGAGAACGCACCGATCGTGGGTGGAGTTACTGGTTGATCGCGATTGCATTGTTGATGATGTTCGTGCTGTCCTTGCTGGGCCGAGTGTGGTGGTGCCAGACAGGTGATCTTTCTCCGTGGTCCTGGGATATCTGGTCCAGTCATAATTCTCAGCACTTGTTCGATCCCTATTCGCTATCGCACTTGGAGCATGGGTTGGCTCTCTGGCTGATCCTGCACTTGTCGTTGGGTAAGAAACTTCGAGGTTCGACGTTGTTGATAGTGATTGCGTTTGTCGAAGCGGTTTGGGAAATTGTTGAAAACACGCCGATGATGATCGAGCGTTATCGCGAGGTGACCATTTCATTGGATTACTTTGGCGACAGTATCCTCAATTCGCTTAGCGATTATGTGATGTGTGTGCTCGGCGCTGTGGCCGCTTCACGAATGCGGTGGCAGTGGAGTTTGGCGGCGGTGGTTGCGCTCGAAGCGGTCAGCGTCTTGTGGATTCGGGACAGCTTGCTGCTGAACATCATCATGCTCATCTATCCGATCGATGTGATTCGTGTCTGGCAGTCCAGCTAG